Below is a genomic region from Candidatus Eisenbacteria bacterium.
CGAAGTTCGGGTTGACCGACGTCAGCTTCGACTCGAGGACGCCGCGGTCGGTGGTCGTGAGGGTGAACTCCTGCCCGATGAGGCCGCTCCCCTCGGGATCGTTCTCGACGTCGGCGGAGGAGGGGCTTCCCATGCGGTACTGGCGGATCGCCTCGAAGCAGCGCACGGTGCGCGTCGCCGCCGCCATCTTCTCCTGGATGTGGGGTTGCGGCGCGAGGCGACGGGTCGACTCGGCGAGCCATTGGAAGCCGATGCCGATCACGGCGAGCGCGACGAGCAGAACATCCGCGCGGAGCGTCCACGGAATCGCCCTAGAGAAGAGGCGTTTCAAGAAGGGCACCTCCGTGGATGATGATGAGGGCGAACCGGACCAAAGTCGCCGCGACGAGCATCGAGGAGAGCGTCCGTACGATCCCCTGCCGCGTCATCCAATACGCGAGAAGACCGGGGATGATGAAGCCGATCGCGGTGAGCGCCCCCTGTTCATCGAGCGCGCCGATCCGAGGCATACGCGAGGTAAGCGCGCCGAACACGAACCCGAGAAGGACCGCGAGCACGAGGCTTCTCCTTCCGTAGATGAGAAGGAAACGGCCCGCGACGCGCATGCAGAGGTACGTGACGGTCGCGGCGAGCACCGTTCCGAGAAGGCGGAGGGGCGAATCGAGAAAGAGCGCGATGTAGCCGGGGACCACGAAGCCGCCGGCGGCGAAGCCGACCGCCTCGACGAAGAAGAGGCTCGCGACGAGCCCGAGACCGATCGCTTCGGCGATCAACATGCTTCCCGTCTCCTTTGATAGACGTATTGAAGGATCTCGTGGCCGATCCCGCCGATGTTGCCGATCGCGCCGACCCGGAGAGTCCCTTCGCCGATCGCGGCGAGACGGTCGAAGACCTCGCCGGGCGACATCTTCCCGAGCGCGTGCAGGCGCTCCGCGGGGACGCGCCTGGCATAGCGCCGGAGGACGCGGTCGCTCGTATCGCCAACAATCGCGTAGTGGTCGGCGCGGATGAGCTGCTCCACCGCCTCCGCGAACTGGACCGACCGATCGACGCGGTCGGCGCGGAGGTTGAGAAGCGCGACCGTCGGCCCGTCCCCGCTCCGATCGAGCCCGAGGCGCTTCCAGACCGAAGCGGTCGACTCGAGATCGTTCGCGGCGAAGATGTTGTGGAACTCGATCGTGCGTCCCGCGTGCTCGATCGTCCAGCTTGTGCAAGCGCCGGGATCCGGGATCACGCGGTACATGCCGCGGAGCGCGGCTTCGTCGGGAATGCCAAGCTTCCTCGTGACCGCGAGGCAGGTCGCTACGTTCTCCTCGTGCTCGAGATACGCGAACCCGCTCATCGCGCCTTCCGGAAGGCTCCTCGGATCGGCGATCTCGAGGTGCGTCCCGCGGGCGTCGGCCTGTTCCTGCAGAACATCGACGTGGTGCGTGGGCGGAACGACGGCGAACCCCTTGCGCGGAAGCGTGGCGGAGAGAGCATACGCCACATCCGCGACCGTCGGCCCCATCACGTCGAGATGGTCGGCGCGCACGTTCGTGATCACGCCGATCGTGGAGCGCACGATGCCGTCCTCCGCGATCACTTGGATGTCCGGGCGGACCGCCATGCACTCGATCACGATCGCTTCCGCTTTCTCGCGGCGCGCACGGTCGAGGACCCCGACCTGCTCGCAGATGTTGGGAGAGCCGAGCCGGATGAGCGGTTCCTCGCTCCCGTCCGGAAGGATGTAGCGCGCCCTGCTCCCCGTCGTCTTCGCCGCCGTCCGCATCCCCGACTCGCGGAGAGCGGCCGCGAGGAGGCGCGTGACCGACGACTTCCCGCGGCTCCCGTTCACGTGAATACGAATCGGGATCGCGCGAAGGGCGCGATGGAGCCGAACCGCCTCGATCCCCCAGTAGACGAGAACGATCGCGATGAGGAGGAGGAGGACCCACATGGCGCTTTCCGTCGAGCCGCCCAATGCCTCGTTCCAAGGTCCTCCGCGTGTCGCTTCCGCCGAAACGGAGGGTGCGGGGGATCGGGCGTCTATTCCTTTCGTCGTACCTCGAACGTCTTCTCTGCGATGAGCTCGCGGAAGAGGTAGACACGGAGAGTGTAGAGTCCCGGCTCGCGTTTGTCAGGCGGAATCGAAATCGAGCCCTCCAGGGGTTCCGTCGGGTCGCCGGGATGCTGGTCGATCCGCTTCGTGTAGATCGACTTCCCCTTCGGGTCGAGCCATACGAGGTGGAAGAGGAGGGGAGCCTCGCCGAGCGCGCGGCCGTTCTCGATCTCCACAAGCGCGCGCACCTTCTCGTCCTCGCCCATCGTGAAGAGGCGGCCTTCCCCGAGGAGCTTCCCGCTCTTGGTCGATCGTTTCTCGTAGAGCGTGATGCGCGCCCCGACCCCGCCCGCCTTCCGCGACGGATACACCAATGTGGAATCCTCCCGCACCGTCGGCGTCTCCTCTCGAGAAGCGCAGGAGAAGACGAGAGCCGCCGCGACGAGGGCGAGGATTCCGATCGCCGTCCTTCCCCTTCGCATAGTCGAGTTCCTTCTCTCCATCAGATCAGCCCGATGAGGTAGTTCTTGCTCCGCCTCTTCACGCCGCCGAACCAGGCGGCGAGGGGGAGCATCACGACGAGCATCAGCGCGAATCCGACGAGCGAGGCGGCCACTCCCCCTTCGCGGTAGTAGATCCCGATGCGCTTCGAAAAGATCCCGAGGATCCCGATGTGCACGCAGTAGAAGAAGAGGGGAACACGCCCGACGATCCCGAGAACGGCGGGAAGCTTCGGCGCCCATCTCCCGATCGCCGTGATCGCCGCCACGCCGATCGACACCGACCCGAAGAACCACAAATTGTGGTAGAGGCTCGGCGGGTACTTCTGATCGATGAAGAAGGAGTACGCGCCGAGTGAGGTGAACGGGAAGAGGTTCCCGTAGCCCCGCCCGAGGCGGACGAAGGTCGCCAGGAGAATCGCCGCGATCCCGATGCCGAGCCCCATGAGCACGCGGCGGTCCGCCGTCTTCCAGCCGCAGATCCATCCCTCGGCCATCACCGAGCCCATCGCGGCGAGACCGAGCCACGGAAGGACCGGGTACTTGTTGAACTCGCCGGAATCGACGAAGGTTTGCATGAGAATCGTTTGGATATTCATGATCGACGGATCGTACGAGATCCGAAGGAGGAGCGGATGAACGGCGAAGAGCCCGAGCCCGATCCCGAGGCGGAACGGCCAGGGGCGATCCACGAAGAGCGTGAGAAAGACCATCGCGAGCCCGATGCACGCGATGATGCCGAGATGCCCCGGCTTGAACTCCGCGAAGCCCCCCCACGAGGAGTTCACCCACGTCATCTGTACGAGAACGAGGAAGAGGCCGCGCTGGATGAGGTGCCAGCGCGCGCTCCAGTCGGCGTCTCCCGCTCCGCGGCGCTTCGTGTACGAGTACCAGACCATCGCGCCGTTCATCATGAGGAAGCCCGGCGCGCAGATGTACCCGAGATAGCGGAGCGCGAATTGCGGCCAGTTGTCGAAGACCGGGTCGATCGGGTCGAGGTATCTCCAGACCGCGTTGAAGTAGTACGAGCTGTGCCCGAGGAGCATGAGGACGCCGACGAGCCCGCGGAACTGATCGATGAAGTGAAATCGCTCGCTCCGACTCAAGGTTCAGTCCTCGACCAGGGTGCGGACCACGCGGAACCCGACGACGTCGTCCCGCGAGTTCGGCCAGTACGGGGCGCGCGCCGCGGAACGGCACTCGCGCGCGAAATAGTACCAAGACCCGCCTCGCACGACCTTTTGCGAGCCGGTTTCCGGTCCCTTCGGATCGATGGCGATGCTTGTCCCGAGATTGGTTTGGTACCAGTCCCAGCACCACTCCCAGACGTTTCCGTGCATGTCGTAGAGGCCCCATGCGTTCGGCTGCTTGCCGCGAACGGCGTGGGGTGCGCGCGCGGAGTTCCCGCAGTACCAGCCGATCGGGTCGAGAACCGGATCGAGACCGCACCCCTCGTTCGTGAGATCGCCGCCGAAGAACGCCGTGTTCGTCCCCGCGCGGCATGCGCGTTCCCACTCTGCCTCCGTCGGGAGCCGGTAGCCGTCCGCGCTTTCGTTCCAGACGACGCTCGCCCCTTGGATCGAATAGCACTCGGCGAAGCCCTCGGCTCGCGAGCGCGTGTTGCAATAGAGAACCGCGTCGTACCAGCTCACGTTCTCGACCGGGAAACCGCCGCCGCGGAAGCGGGAGGGGTTCGTCCCCGTCACGGTCTCGTACTCCGCCTGTGTCACCTCGTGATCGGAGAACCAGACCTCGCGCGTGAGGGCGACCTCGTGAAGCACCTCGTCCATGTCCCGGCCGCGCTCGTTCGCGGGGCTCCCCATCGTGAACACGTACCCGACCCCGGGACCCGCGATCACGTTCGTCACGACCGGCGGATGGCGGCCGTCGCTGAACCGATAGAAGTGTTCGTGCTGTCCCCAGTCGTCCAGGACCCTCGCGAATCGGTACAAAGCGCCGTCGCGAATGCTCCCGCTCACGTAGTCGAGAGTGTCCGAGGTCCCGTCGAGGACGATCGTCGCCTCCACGGGCGGATCGCCGTCCCAGTCCGTGTAGATCACTTCGAAGATGAAGTTCGTGCCGGGCGCGCCGACGCCGGGCGTCACCTTCCACTCGGTCACCGCGCAAGGAACATTGGTGAAGGTCGTCGCTTTCTCCGCGAGGTTCGAGATCGGGGACCAGTTCCCCGCCTCGTCGGACGTTCGGAGTGCAAAACGGTATTCAGTGCCGAGCGCGAGGCCGTCCACCCAGAACCGCTCCTTCGTCCCGTGCTTTGAGGGGTAGGGTTCACCCGCGCACGCAGCGGCCGAATCCCAATCCTCCGCAGAGGCGATCGGTCCGGTGCGAAAGCGGATGTCGTACTCCGATGCGTTTCCGGAGAGGCCGTCGTCTCCCGGAGCGGTCCATTCGAGCCGGATCGCGTTCGAGGAAGCGGCGGCGGCGTCGAGCGTCCAGACTTTCGACGGCGGCATGACATCGTCGAACTCGTCGAGTCCTCCGAGGACGAGAAGCCCCTCGTCGCGGTCGCTCACGACCACGAGGCCGTTCTCTGCGACCGAGAGTCCGTTCGCGAAGGGCGTGACGACGGTTCCGAGATACTCGGGCGAGGAGGGGATCGACACGTCGACGACATGAACGCCGCCGTCCTGCGCGGCGAGGAACGCGAGGCCGTCCCGGACGACGATCGATTGGCTCCGTCCGCCGAGAGCGAGCGTCGCGGCGAGGATAGGGACCGGGATTCTCTCTCCCGAGGCGTTCGTCCCGTCGACGAGTTCCATCACGACGAGCCCCCCGTGGTAGTCGGCGAGGAAGGCGTAGTTCCCCTCGACCGCCACCCCGCGGGCGTATCCGTCCGTGTCGCACGAGGAGACGACCTGGACCGAGCCGAGGAAGCGCGTGCGGACATCGAGGATCGCGAGCCCCATCTCATCGTCGGCCACGTAAGCGAAGCCGTC
It encodes:
- the pgsC gene encoding poly-gamma-glutamate biosynthesis protein PgsC, encoding MLIAEAIGLGLVASLFFVEAVGFAAGGFVVPGYIALFLDSPLRLLGTVLAATVTYLCMRVAGRFLLIYGRRSLVLAVLLGFVFGALTSRMPRIGALDEQGALTAIGFIIPGLLAYWMTRQGIVRTLSSMLVAATLVRFALIIIHGGALLETPLL
- the pgsB gene encoding poly-gamma-glutamate synthase PgsB, encoding MWVLLLLIAIVLVYWGIEAVRLHRALRAIPIRIHVNGSRGKSSVTRLLAAALRESGMRTAAKTTGSRARYILPDGSEEPLIRLGSPNICEQVGVLDRARREKAEAIVIECMAVRPDIQVIAEDGIVRSTIGVITNVRADHLDVMGPTVADVAYALSATLPRKGFAVVPPTHHVDVLQEQADARGTHLEIADPRSLPEGAMSGFAYLEHEENVATCLAVTRKLGIPDEAALRGMYRVIPDPGACTSWTIEHAGRTIEFHNIFAANDLESTASVWKRLGLDRSGDGPTVALLNLRADRVDRSVQFAEAVEQLIRADHYAIVGDTSDRVLRRYARRVPAERLHALGKMSPGEVFDRLAAIGEGTLRVGAIGNIGGIGHEILQYVYQRRREAC
- a CDS encoding DUF1624 domain-containing protein, encoding MSRSERFHFIDQFRGLVGVLMLLGHSSYYFNAVWRYLDPIDPVFDNWPQFALRYLGYICAPGFLMMNGAMVWYSYTKRRGAGDADWSARWHLIQRGLFLVLVQMTWVNSSWGGFAEFKPGHLGIIACIGLAMVFLTLFVDRPWPFRLGIGLGLFAVHPLLLRISYDPSIMNIQTILMQTFVDSGEFNKYPVLPWLGLAAMGSVMAEGWICGWKTADRRVLMGLGIGIAAILLATFVRLGRGYGNLFPFTSLGAYSFFIDQKYPPSLYHNLWFFGSVSIGVAAITAIGRWAPKLPAVLGIVGRVPLFFYCVHIGILGIFSKRIGIYYREGGVAASLVGFALMLVVMLPLAAWFGGVKRRSKNYLIGLI
- a CDS encoding SUMF1/EgtB/PvdO family nonheme iron enzyme, with protein sequence MKNQGGRKPGWKRWGAPAAALLLLAGCGEQKLYRPPTAPIQVIGRLKLPSEAQDVSVLGETAFVAGGQAGLHIVDLSDPRQPVFLKTIDTVKFAETVKAASTAFGGSVVDIAFVVEGTEGITTYDVSDPSNAFSFNQGTTAVDGNGMFVELPDDPSEPYVVYLAESWKGMRIFESSPATPGLLAYNGVFADTRGFARAVSVRDGFAYVADDEMGLAILDVRTRFLGSVQVVSSCDTDGYARGVAVEGNYAFLADYHGGLVVMELVDGTNASGERIPVPILAATLALGGRSQSIVVRDGLAFLAAQDGGVHVVDVSIPSSPEYLGTVVTPFANGLSVAENGLVVVSDRDEGLLVLGGLDEFDDVMPPSKVWTLDAAAASSNAIRLEWTAPGDDGLSGNASEYDIRFRTGPIASAEDWDSAAACAGEPYPSKHGTKERFWVDGLALGTEYRFALRTSDEAGNWSPISNLAEKATTFTNVPCAVTEWKVTPGVGAPGTNFIFEVIYTDWDGDPPVEATIVLDGTSDTLDYVSGSIRDGALYRFARVLDDWGQHEHFYRFSDGRHPPVVTNVIAGPGVGYVFTMGSPANERGRDMDEVLHEVALTREVWFSDHEVTQAEYETVTGTNPSRFRGGGFPVENVSWYDAVLYCNTRSRAEGFAECYSIQGASVVWNESADGYRLPTEAEWERACRAGTNTAFFGGDLTNEGCGLDPVLDPIGWYCGNSARAPHAVRGKQPNAWGLYDMHGNVWEWCWDWYQTNLGTSIAIDPKGPETGSQKVVRGGSWYYFARECRSAARAPYWPNSRDDVVGFRVVRTLVED